From a region of the Panicum virgatum strain AP13 chromosome 2K, P.virgatum_v5, whole genome shotgun sequence genome:
- the LOC120685486 gene encoding uncharacterized protein LOC120685486, with the protein MAIFFLPAPVRCAGTGGCCWSGVREKYCWLVGGWRLLLEWCERKTMLAGAGAEQPNRVWSKGCIVDAFLSYMFYCVMQAYSRTPFPVSVASSAKTVHFCVFYSAHMQN; encoded by the exons ATGGCGATTTTTTTTCTGCCTGCCcctgttcgctgtgctggtactggaggctgctgctggagtggtgtgagagaaaaatattgctggctggttggtggctggaggctgctgctggagtggtgtgagaggaaaacaatgttggctggtgctggagcagAACAGCCGAACAGG GTTTGGTCTAAGGGCTGCATAGTAGATGCCTTTTTGAGTTACATGTTCTATTGTGTAATGCAGGCCTACAGCAGGACTCCTTTCCCA GTATCAGTTGCTTCAAGTGCAAAGACAGTACATTTCTGCGTCTTTTATTCAGCACATATGCAAAATTAG
- the LOC120685495 gene encoding thaumatin-like protein 1 — MASLISSSASVLSLSFVILSTFQGAVAGITFTFTNRCGGTVWPGVLANSGSSPLQTTGFALGAGEARSLTVPAGWSGRFWARTGCAFDASGKGSCATGDCGSGEVECHGRGAAPPATLAEFTLGGSGGKDYYDVSLVDGYNLPMVVEAAAPGCPVTGCLVDLNERCPAELRAGQGPAQACRSACEAFGRPEYCCSGDYGNPDTCRPSVYSQMFKTACPRSYSYAYDDATSTFTCTATDYSITFCPPRAGTPNSQKATKDPSPRPNDVQLEGDSWLASLATGEMDGATSTAVASLQLQAAFATAAVVALLI, encoded by the exons ATGGCTTCTTTGATCAGCTCGTCGGCTTCAGTTCTCAGCCTGTCGTTCGTGATCCTGTCGACCTTTCAAG GGGCGGTGGCCGGGATCACGTTCACGTTCACGAACCGGTGCGGCGGCACGGTGTGGCCGGGGGTGCTGGCCAACTCGGGGAGCTCGCCGCTGCAGACGACGGGGTTCGCGCTGGGCGCGGGCGAGGCGCGGTCGCTGACGGTGCCCGCGGGGTGGTCGGGCCGGTTCTGGGCGCGCACGGGCTGCGCCTTCGACGCGTCCGGCAAGGGGTCGTGCGCGACGGGGGACTGCGGGTCCGGCGAGGTGGAGTGCCACGGCcggggcgccgcgccgccggcgacgctggCGGAGTTCACGctgggcggcagcgggggcaagGACTACTACGACGTGAGCCTGGTGGACGGGTACAACCTGCCCAtggtggtggaggcggcagCGCCCGGGTGCCCCGTGACGGGGTGCCTGGTGGACCTCAACGAGCGGTGCCCCGCGGAGCTGCGCGCCGGGCAGGGGCCGGCGCAGGCGTGCCGCAGCGCGTGCGAGGCGTTCGGCCGCCCCGAGTACTGCTGCAGCGGCGACTACGGCAACCCGGACACGTGCCGCCCCTCCGTCTACTCGCAGATGTTCAAGACGGCGTGCCCGCGCTCCTACAGCTACGCCTACGACGACGCCACCTCCACCTTCACCTGCACCGCCACCGACTACTCCATCACCTTCTGCCCGCCGCGAGCCGGCACGCCCAACAG CCAGAAGGCGACCAAGGACCCCTCGCCGAGGCCCAACGACGTGCAGCTGGAGGGCGACTCCTGGCTGGCGAGCCTGGCGACCGGCGAGATGGACGgcgcgacgtcgacggcggtggcgtcgtTGCAGCTCCAGGCCGCGTTTGCCACGGCCGCAGTCGTTGCCTTGCTGATATGA
- the LOC120685501 gene encoding thaumatin-like protein 1 isoform X2 translates to MAAHLLLSVSLLLSSLSGAVSTTFTLTNSCGYTVWPGLLSSAGSPPLSTTGFELAPGESRSVDAPAAWSGRIWGRTLCAADPGSGRFSCATGECGSGAVECGGGSAAPPTTLAEFTLNGAGGNDFYDVSLVDGSNLPVVVVPQGGAGATCGATGCLVDLNGPCPADLKVVGAGGAGIACKSACEAYGRPQDCCSGDYGTPATCQPSASSQFFKNACPRAYSYAYDDATSTFTCASGTATYLITFCPSISSLKSSVSSTTNPPPSGSLPLINDTVSFAGRGDGYSSSYPYASASPPAPCPLALAAAAALTWLLAAPRHQLRL, encoded by the exons ATGGCGGCTCATCTGCTGCTCTCCGTGTCTCTCCTCCTGAGCTCACTCTCCG GGGCTGTGTCCACGACGTTCACTTTGACCAACTCCTGCGGCTACACGGTGTGGCCGGGTCTGCTGTCGAGCGCGGgctcgccgccgctctccaCGACGGGCTTCGAGCTGGCGCCGGGGGAGTCGCGCTCCGTGGACGCGCCCGCGGCGTGGTCGGGCCGCATCTGGGGCCGCACGCTCTGCGCCGCGGACCCGGGGTCCGGGCGCTTCTCCTGCGCCACGGGCGAGTGCGGGTCCGGGGCGGtggagtgcggcggcggcagcgccgccccgcccacCACGCTCGCGGAGTTCACGCTGAACGGCGCCGGCGGGAACGACTTCTACGACGTGAGCCTCGTGGACGGGTCCAACCTGCCAGTGGTGGTGGTGCcgcagggcggcgccggcgcgacgTGCGGCGCGACGGGGTGCCTGGTGGACCTGAACGGGCCGTGCCCGGCGGACCTGAAGGtggtgggcgccggcggcgccggcatcgCGTGCAAGAGCGCGTGCGAGGCGTACGGGCGGCCCCAGGACTGCTGCAGCGGCGACTATGGCACCCCCGCGACGTGCCAGCCGTCGGCCAGCTCGCAGTTCTTCAAGAACGCGTGCCCGCGCGCCTACAGCTACGCCTACGACGACGCCACCTCCACCTTCACCTGCGCGTCCGGCACCGCCACCTACCTCATCACGTTCTGCCCTAGCATCTCCAG CCTCAAGTCGTCCGTGAGCAGCACCACCAACCCGCCGCCGTCCGGCTCCCTGCCCCTGATCAACGACACGGTCTCCTTCGCCGGCCGGGGCGACGGGTACTCGTCCTCGTACCCCTACGcgtccgcgtcgccgccggccccgtgccccctcgcgctcgcggccgccgccgcgctcacgtggctcctcgccgccccgcgccaCCAACTGCGGTTGTAG
- the LOC120696140 gene encoding E3 ubiquitin-protein ligase EL5-like: MRPCGGAREHYSSSGRSLLGAPPVEAPSFEAQRAHLERALGAATTVVFLASVSYVALTTVFGCLCAGAGGRGSRRRDREQPAAAAEETKRALEEIPVVVVVAAPARDPGRGGGGEEPAGEECAVCLAEYAGGEEVRVLPACRHGFHRECVDRWLLTRAPTCPVCRATVAARPEEHDAKSCARAGDAALPAVGP; this comes from the coding sequence ATGCGcccgtgcggcggcgcgcgggagcaCTACTCCTCCTCCGGCCGCAGCCTCCTCGGCGCGCCGCCGGTGGAGGCCCCGTCGTTCGAGGCGCAGCGCGCGCACCTGGAGCGGGCGCTCGGGGCGGCCACGACCGTGGTCTTCCTCGCCAGCGTCTCCTACGTCGCGCTCACCACCGTCTTCGGCTGCctctgcgccggcgccggcggccgcgggtcCCGGCGACGCGACCGCGAGcagcccgcggccgccgcggaggagaCCAAGCGCGCGCTCGAGGAGATccccgtggtggtggtggtggcggcgccggcgcgggaccctggtcgcggcggcgggggcgaggagcCGGCGGGGGAGGAGTGCGCGGTGTGCCTGGCGGAGTACGCGGGCGGGGAGGAGGTGCGCGTGCTGCCCGCCTGCCGCCACGGGTTCCACCGGGAGTGCGTGGACCGGTGGCTGCTCACGCGCGCGCCCACCTGCCCCGTCTGccgcgccaccgtcgccgcccgccccgAGGAGCACGACGCCAAGTCCTGCGCGAgggccggcgacgccgcgcttCCTGCCGTAGGACCCTAG